One Gadus morhua chromosome 23, gadMor3.0, whole genome shotgun sequence DNA segment encodes these proteins:
- the relch gene encoding RAB11-binding protein RELCH homolog isoform X7: MAAGSVNPFNLSDSEEEAERRPNVTTDTQRSPNGGASSGPPGNPFATPVDTEPPTLLLSSNRTSPSAEGLPVSAAATAAMTGGTGDTRVSIDAIAAQLLRDQYILTALELHTEMLEAGRELPRLRDYFSNPGNFERQSGTPPASKDQGLGPGGPLNRAGSISTLDSLDFARYSDDGNRETDERVTVLEFELRKAKETIQALRTNLTQAAESELTSQERKKHKSSVEFQDPIRQLEKRALNFLVNEYLLRNEYKLAAITFSDENDDQDFELWDDVGLNIPKPPDLLQLYRNGGSVASSPRETVDVAVSMELGDLPGNYTSQEQSKKPDLLQQQQTELVQELEYQIGLLNTEKESLAEQIRKMHSEIQILKRCASSPPSAPLDLGGCPTSGPPSTDSSDLPSTRPLDNGQYLDIRAGSTVEDSADPPMTQSSPQPQTQSHGKLKSRGPVHFDQPNRKLSPAFQQALLSFCRMSSDSRLGAEVSRIADSEESVMLMLGRCLPHIVPNVLLAKREELIPLILCTACLHPEARERDQLLHILFNLIKRPDDEQRQMILTGCVAFARHVGPTRVEAELLPQCWEQINHKYPERRLLVAESCGALAPYLPKEIRSSLVLSMLQQMLAEDKADMVREAVVKSLGIIMAYIDDPDKYSQGLELMLLSLADPSERVVSATHQVFIPAFAAWTTELGILHTTLIPSLLTRIEKLLLVGGEHGLDEHKLHMYLSALQSLIPPLFAVVLQNAPFTSRAKLHGDVPAIEGTASASMLTRFPRPASPLQDVATIVGSRETVSVLLSLYDHQLEHEGTTGWDSLLWVVNQLLPQLIEIVGRINVTSSTCVHEFSRFFWRLCRTFGKIFTNTKVKPQFQEILRLSEENVDASTGNGILTKATVPIYATGVLTCYNQEEDRKLLVGFLEDVMTTLSLSHAPLDSLKASFVELGANPAYHELLLTVLWYGVVHTSALVRCTAARMFELLVKGVNETLVAQRVVPALITLSSDPEISVRISTIPAFGTIMETVTQKELLERVKMQLESFLEDPQYQDQHSLHMEIIRTFGRVGPNAEPRFRDEFVLPHLHKLALGNNSQTVEAKRIDIATQLFEAYSALSCCFISEEVMVNHFLPGLRCLRADMEQLSAEHEVILSSMIRECEIKIENRSIGDAQGSLSIASSLVGEDAKTKFLSKMGQLTTSGAMLANVFQRKK; encoded by the exons ATGGCGGCGGGTAGCGTCAACCCGTTTAACCTCAGCGACTCAGAGGAAGAGGCTGAACGGCGACCCAATGTAACcacggacacacagaggagCCCGAACGGAGGTGCAAGCTCGGGGCCTCCAGGCAACCCATTTGCTACACCTGTAGACACCGAGCCGCCGACCCtgctgctgtctagcaacagaACCAGCCCAAGCGCCGAGGGGCTCCCCGTATCGGCCGCAGCCACCGCCGCGATGACAGGCGGCACCGGGGACACACGGGTGTCCATTGATGCCATAGCCGCACAGCTTTTACGGGACCAATACATCCTGACAGCCCTGGAGCTCCACACTGAAATGTTAGAAGCCGGAAGAGAGCTCCCGAGGCTCAGGGATTATTTTTCCAACCCTGGCAACTTCGAGCGACAGAGCGGCACTCCACCCGCCTCCAAAGACCAGGGATTGGGACCCGGTGGACCCCTGA ATCGGGCGGGCAGCATCAGCACGTTAGACTCTTTGGACTTCGCTCGCTACTCGGACGACGGGAATCGCGAGACGGACGAACGGGTGACGG tGCTGGAGTTTGAGCTACGGAAAGCAAAGGAGACCATTCAGGCCCTGCGCACCAACTTGACTCAGGCAGCAG AAAGTGAACTGACCTCCCAGGAAAGGAAAAAACACAAGTCTAGTGTTGAGTTCCAG GACCCAATCCGACAGCTGGAGAAACGAGCCTTAAACTTCCTTGTCAATGAGTATTTGTTAAGGAACGAATACAAACTCGCTGCCATCACCTTCTCTGATGAAAACGATGACCAG GACTTTGAGCTGTGGGACGACGTGGGTCTCAACATCCCCAAGCCCCCTGACCTGCTGCAGCTCTACAGGAACGGAGGCTCCGTGGCCTCGTCGCCCCGGGAGACGGTGGACGTGGCCGTGAGCATGGAGCTGGGCGATCTGCCAGGGAACTACACCTCCCAGGAGCAGTCAAAGAAGCCCGACCTCTTGCAGCAG CAGCAGACGGAGCTGGTGCAGGAGCTGGAGTACCAGATCGGCCTCCTCAACACTGAGAAGGAGAGCCTGGCTGAGCAGATCAGGAAAATGCACAG TGAGATTCAGATCCTGAAGAGGTGCGCTTCGTCCCCGCCGTCGGCCCCCCTAGACCTGGGCGGCTGCCCCACGTCTGGCCCTCCCTCCACCGACTCATCGGATCTCCCGTCCACG CGGCCGCTGGATAACGGCCAGTACCTGGACATCCGGGCTGGGTCAACGGTTGAGGACAGTGCGGACCCTCCCATGACCCAGAGTTCCCCACAGCCCCAGACGCAGTCTCACGGCAAGCTAAAAAGCAGAGGCCCTGTCCATTTTGACCAGCCCAATCG GAAACTGTCTCCGGCCTTCCAGCAGGCACTGCTGTCCTTCTGCAGAATGTCCTCCGACAGCCGCCTCGGAGCGGag GTGTCCCGCATCGCCGACAGCGAGGAGAGTGTGATGCTCATGCTGGGTCGCTGCCTCCCCCACATCGTCCCCAACGTGCTCCTGGCCAAGAGAGAG GAGCTCATCCCCCTCATCCTGTGCACGGCCTGCCTCCACCCCGAGGCCAGGGAGCGAGACCAGCTCCTCCACATCCTCTTCAACCTCATCAAGAGACCCGACGACGAGcagag aCAGATGATCCTGACGGGATGCGTGGCGTTTGCCCGGCACGTGGGCCCCACGCGCGTGGAAGCCGAGCTCCTGCCCCAGTGTTGGGAACAG aTCAACCACAAGTACCCAGAGAGAAGGCTGCTGGTGGCAGAGTCTTGTGGGGCCTTAGCACCGTACTTGCCT AAAGAGATCCGCAGCTCCCTGGTGCTGTCCATGCTGCAGCAGATGCTGGCGGAGGACAAGGCGGACATGGTGCGGGAGGCGGTGGTCAAGAGCCTGGGCATCATCATGGCCTACATCGACGACCCCGACAAGTACTCCCAG GGCCTGGAGCTCATGCTGCTGTCCCTGGCCGACCCCTCTGAGCGGGTGGTGAGTGCCACCCACCAGGTCTTCATCCCCGCCTTCGCCGCCTGGACCACCGAGCTGGGCATCCTGCACACCACGCTCATCCCCTCCCTGCTCACGCGCATCGAGAAGCTGCTGCTGGTTggt GGCGAGCACGGCCTGGACGAACACAAGCTGCACATGTACCTGTCTGCCCTGCAGTCGCTGATCCCGCCGCTGTTTGCGGTGGTTCTGCAGAACGCGCCGTTCACCAGCAGAGCCAAGCTGCACGGAGACGTCCCCGCCATAGAGGGTACCGCCAGCGCAAGCATGC tgaCGCGGTTCCCCCGGCcggcctcccccctccaggacgTGGCCACCATCGTGGGCAGCCGGGAGACGGTCAGCGTGCTGCTGTCCCTCTACGACCACCAGCTGGAGCACGAGGGCACCACGGGCTGGGACAGCCTGCTCTGGGTGGTCAACCAGCT TCTTCCCCAGCTCATCGAGATCGTGGGGCGCATCAATGTGACCTCATCCACCTGCGTCCACGAGTTCTCCCGCTTCTTCTGGCGCTTGTGTCGGACTTTCGGGAAGATCTTCACAAACACTAAG GTTAAACCACAGTTTCAAGAGATCCTCAGGCTTTCTGAAGAGAATGTTG ACGCGTCGACAGGAAACGGGATTCTGACCAAGGCCACCGTCCCCATCTACGCCACGGGAGTACTCACGTGTTACAACCAG GAGGAGGACCGCAAGCTCCTGGTGGGCTTCCTGGAGGACGTCATGAccaccctgtccctgtcccacGCCCCGCTGGACAGCCTCAAGGCCTCCTTCGTAGAGCTGGg ggCTAACCCTGCGTACCATGAACTGCTGCTGACCGTTCTCTGGTACGGGGTCGTCCACACCTCGGCCCTGGTCCGATGTACTGCCGCGCGCATGTTTGAG CTGCTGGTGAAGGGGGTGAATGAGACGCTGGTTGCTCAGAGAGTGGTGCCGGCTCTCATCACTCTGTCCTCCGACCCGGAAAT CTCTGTCCGAATTTCCACCATCCCTGCCTTCGGAACCATCATGGAGACGGTCACGCAGAAAGAG CTGCTGGAGCGCGTGAAGATGCAGCTGGAGTCCTTCCTGGAGGACCCCCAGTATCAGGACCAGCACTCCCTCCACATGGAGATCATCCGGACCTTCGGCCGCGTGGGCCCCAACGCAGAGCCGCGGTTCAGAGATGAGT TCGTGCTGCCCCACCTGCACAAGCTAGCGCTGGGTAACAACAGCCAGACGGTGGAGGCCAAGAGGATAGACATCGCCACCCAGCTGTTTGAGGCCTACAGCGCCCTTTCCTGCTGCT TCATCtcggaggaggtgatggtgaaccacttcctgcccggcttgCGGTGTCTCCGGGCAGACATGGAGCAGCTCTCTGCTGAGCACGag GTCATCCTGAGCTCCATGATCAGGGAGTGCGAGATCAAGATCGAGAACCGGAGCATCGGAGACGCACAAgg ctCGCTGTCCATCGCGTCCAGCCTCGTGGGCGAGGACGCCAAGACCAAGTTCCTGAGCAAGATGGGTCAGCTGACCACCTCCGGCGCCATGCTGGCCAACGTCTTCCAGAGGAAGAAGTGA